In Jatrophihabitans endophyticus, one DNA window encodes the following:
- a CDS encoding M16 family metallopeptidase: MPRPRKLPSPTFDLTHHTLDNGLRVVVAPDRSAPVVGVAVLYDVGIRSEPEGRTGFAHLFEHLMFQGSANLEKLEHFRYVQSSGGTFNGSTHFDYTNYFEALPSNALERGLFLEADRMRSPRITAENLANQLEVVKNEIRVNVMNRPYGGFPWIHLPAVLFDTFANSHDGYGGFEDLESATVDDAADFFDRYYAPANAVLAVAGDLDVDATLGLVERHFAAIAARPAPTRPSFAEPPLSAERRETHHDAHAPIPAVAIGYRLADPVGDLDGLLATLLLCEVLSDGDASRLRRRLVQRDHLVTDISAYVGEFGDPFDERDPTTVTISAHYADAGALDAILRGLDEELARIADDGLEPGELDRVRTRLVSVLLRDMDAVISRTLEFAKFELVHGRAELIAELPGRLGAVTVDDVRAAARELTPQRRAVLELVAGGAK; encoded by the coding sequence GTGCCGCGTCCGAGGAAACTGCCGTCGCCGACGTTCGATCTCACGCACCACACGCTCGACAACGGCCTGCGCGTCGTCGTCGCGCCCGACCGCAGCGCCCCCGTGGTCGGGGTGGCCGTCCTCTACGACGTCGGCATCCGCTCGGAGCCCGAGGGGCGCACCGGCTTCGCGCACCTGTTCGAGCACCTGATGTTCCAGGGCTCGGCGAACCTCGAGAAGCTCGAGCACTTCCGCTACGTGCAGTCCAGCGGCGGCACGTTCAACGGCAGCACGCACTTCGACTACACGAACTACTTCGAGGCGCTGCCGTCCAACGCGCTCGAACGCGGCCTGTTCCTCGAGGCCGATCGCATGCGCAGCCCGCGCATCACCGCCGAGAACCTCGCCAACCAGCTCGAGGTCGTCAAGAACGAGATCCGGGTCAACGTGATGAACCGCCCCTACGGCGGCTTCCCGTGGATCCACCTGCCTGCGGTCCTGTTCGACACGTTCGCCAACTCGCACGACGGCTACGGCGGTTTCGAGGATCTCGAGAGCGCGACCGTCGACGACGCCGCCGACTTCTTCGACCGCTACTACGCGCCGGCCAACGCGGTGCTCGCCGTTGCCGGCGACCTCGACGTCGACGCCACGCTCGGCCTGGTCGAGCGCCACTTCGCCGCGATCGCCGCGCGCCCGGCGCCCACGCGGCCGAGCTTCGCCGAGCCGCCGCTGTCGGCCGAGCGGCGCGAGACCCACCACGACGCGCACGCGCCGATCCCTGCGGTCGCGATCGGCTACCGCCTCGCCGACCCCGTCGGCGACCTCGACGGACTGCTCGCCACGCTGCTGCTGTGCGAGGTGCTCAGCGACGGCGACGCCTCGCGGCTGCGCCGCCGCCTCGTCCAGCGCGACCACCTCGTCACCGACATCTCGGCCTACGTGGGCGAGTTCGGCGACCCCTTCGACGAGCGCGACCCCACGACGGTGACGATCAGCGCGCACTACGCCGACGCCGGCGCGCTCGACGCCATCCTGCGCGGCCTCGACGAGGAGCTCGCCCGCATCGCCGACGACGGTCTGGAGCCCGGCGAGCTCGACCGCGTGCGGACGCGACTGGTGAGCGTCCTGCTGCGCGACATGGACGCCGTCATCTCGCGCACCCTCGAGTTCGCGAAGTTCGAGCTCGTGCACGGGCGCGCCGAACTGATTGCCGAGCTGCCCGGCCGGCTGGGCGCGGTGACCGTCGACGACGTCCGCGCCGCCGCGCGCGAACTCACGCCGCAACGGCGAGCCGTACTGGAACTCGTGGCCGGAGGTGCCAAGTGA
- a CDS encoding type II toxin-antitoxin system VapC family toxin, which translates to MIVDPSALVAVLTSEPDASELLVALRTQTSTLSAAGYLEAAIVIDSRRDPVLSAQLDELLQRTKTGVVTVTPSQARVARQAYREFGKGSGHRAQLNFGDCFSYALAVETGERLLYKGDDFVHTGIRSALAGP; encoded by the coding sequence ATGATCGTCGACCCCTCCGCGCTCGTTGCGGTCCTGACGTCCGAACCCGACGCCTCGGAACTGCTCGTCGCGTTGCGTACGCAGACCTCCACGCTGTCCGCCGCGGGCTACCTCGAAGCGGCCATCGTCATCGACAGCCGACGCGATCCGGTCCTGTCCGCCCAACTCGACGAATTGCTGCAGCGGACGAAGACCGGGGTCGTCACCGTGACGCCGTCCCAGGCGCGCGTCGCCCGGCAGGCGTATCGCGAATTCGGCAAGGGCTCCGGGCATCGCGCCCAGTTGAACTTCGGCGACTGTTTCTCCTACGCCCTGGCCGTCGAGACCGGCGAGCGGCTGCTCTACAAGGGCGACGACTTCGTCCACACCGGCATTCGCAGCGCGCTCGCCGGTCCGTAG
- a CDS encoding type II toxin-antitoxin system VapB family antitoxin, producing MSLNIKNETVHELVREAARRTGRSQTSVVEVALRRYLDELSDHESEQQRDAELDSLVRDMQRRWRDSTEPPFTAEDLYDPETGLPA from the coding sequence ATGAGCCTGAACATCAAGAACGAGACGGTTCACGAGCTCGTTCGCGAGGCCGCGCGACGTACCGGCCGGTCGCAGACGAGCGTCGTCGAGGTCGCGCTGCGGCGCTACCTCGACGAGCTCTCCGACCACGAGTCCGAGCAGCAGCGCGACGCCGAACTCGACTCCCTGGTCCGTGACATGCAGCGACGGTGGCGCGATTCCACCGAGCCACCGTTCACGGCCGAGGATCTGTACGACCCCGAGACGGGGCTGCCCGCATGA
- a CDS encoding M20/M25/M40 family metallo-hydrolase, whose protein sequence is MTSTQRSGEREYVLAHRDELHADLDAWLRIPGISAQPDRHADVRRSAEWFAEAARRTGFPTVELLDDGPWLPAVYAEWRSDDPDAPVVLVYGHHDVQPVDPLELWHTDPFDPTVDGDVLRARGASDDKGQLLFHLLGVRAHLAATGRTSPKVTLRFIIEGEEESGSPHFEELLASHADKLACDVCVVTDTGMIAPDVPSAVTGMRGLVAATVTLHGPDLDLHSGQFGGAVPNPATEIGRLVAALHDDEGRVQVPGFYDDVVELTDTERALFAKVPGGDEAFLRVAQSRATHGEAGFSTLERLGARPTAEVNGIGGGYQGDGHKTIVPSDAFAKVSFRLVADQDPARVAAGFERFVAEHTADGIEARVAWEGAGVRPCLVPLDTPAYGALTDAISAAFDGAEVLPTREGGSGPEAALQQALGAPLVFLGVGLPDDQIHAPNEKVSLPMLHKGAEAAALLWSGLAATGRDALRG, encoded by the coding sequence GTGACGAGCACCCAGCGAAGCGGCGAGCGCGAGTACGTCCTCGCGCACCGTGACGAACTCCACGCCGACCTCGACGCCTGGCTGCGCATCCCGGGCATCAGCGCCCAGCCCGACCGGCACGCCGACGTCCGTCGTAGCGCCGAGTGGTTCGCCGAGGCCGCGCGCCGGACGGGGTTCCCGACCGTCGAGCTGCTCGACGACGGCCCCTGGCTGCCGGCCGTCTACGCCGAGTGGCGCAGCGACGACCCGGACGCACCGGTCGTGCTCGTGTACGGCCACCACGACGTCCAGCCGGTCGACCCGCTGGAGCTCTGGCACACCGACCCCTTCGACCCGACGGTCGACGGCGACGTCCTGCGCGCCCGCGGCGCGTCCGACGACAAGGGCCAGCTGCTCTTCCACCTGCTCGGCGTCCGTGCCCACCTGGCCGCGACCGGGCGTACGAGCCCGAAGGTCACCTTGAGGTTCATCATCGAGGGGGAGGAGGAGTCCGGCTCGCCGCACTTCGAGGAGCTGCTCGCCTCCCACGCCGACAAGCTCGCGTGCGACGTGTGCGTCGTCACCGACACCGGCATGATCGCGCCGGACGTCCCCAGCGCGGTCACCGGCATGCGCGGCCTCGTCGCCGCCACCGTCACGCTCCACGGCCCCGACCTCGATCTGCACTCGGGCCAGTTCGGCGGCGCCGTCCCCAACCCCGCCACCGAGATCGGCCGGCTCGTCGCCGCCCTGCACGACGACGAGGGTCGCGTGCAGGTGCCCGGGTTCTACGACGACGTCGTCGAGCTGACCGACACCGAGCGGGCCCTGTTCGCCAAGGTGCCCGGCGGCGACGAGGCGTTCCTGCGGGTCGCGCAGTCGCGTGCCACGCACGGCGAGGCCGGCTTCAGCACCCTCGAACGGCTCGGCGCGCGCCCCACCGCGGAGGTCAACGGCATCGGCGGCGGCTACCAGGGCGACGGCCACAAGACGATCGTCCCGAGTGACGCCTTCGCGAAGGTCAGCTTCCGCCTCGTCGCCGACCAGGACCCGGCCCGCGTCGCCGCCGGGTTCGAGCGCTTCGTCGCCGAGCACACGGCCGACGGCATCGAGGCCCGGGTCGCGTGGGAGGGCGCCGGCGTGCGGCCCTGCCTCGTCCCGCTCGACACCCCGGCCTACGGCGCGCTCACGGACGCGATCTCGGCCGCCTTCGACGGTGCGGAGGTGCTGCCGACCCGCGAGGGCGGCAGCGGCCCCGAGGCGGCGCTGCAGCAGGCGCTCGGCGCACCGCTGGTCTTCCTCGGTGTGGGCCTGCCCGACGACCAGATCCACGCCCCCAACGAGAAGGTGTCGCTGCCGATGCTGCACAAGGGTGCCGAGGCCGCGGCGTTGCTCTGGTCGGGCCTCGCCGCCACCGGTCGCGACGCCCTGCGCGGCTGA
- a CDS encoding MFS transporter, whose translation MSSDDSAPDPNRWRALAVCLVGGFMVLLDVSIVNVALPSIRTGLGADQSELQWVLSGYALTFGLLLVPAGRVGDLRGRRTVFVIALGLFTLASAVCGAAPNALVLVFARLAQGLAGGTLTPQISALIQELFQGKERAKAFGLFGSVVGISTAIGPLLGGALIELFGTEHGWRAVFFVNIPVGLVAMPIAWRILPRPSADRERRRHDLDLVGVVLLGLGAVVLLLPFVQEQTWKGQTKWLLVPAAALLLAAFVLWDLRYKKRGKEPLVDLELFKLRSYSVGVGLISLYFAGFTPLFFVFTLYLQTGQQYSALLAGLAIVPFAAGSGVAAAIGGRWVNRLGRKVVVLGLVLVVAGFVGAFYASRLYPDDGTGLATLAPLLVAGFGNGFVISPNQTLTLADVPVRYAGTAGGLLQTGQRIGSAVGIAAAGSTFFAHLVSSRGDYAASFRIGLLVALLFVVAALLVALADLVTGRRTEHTQHTHHGEHRLADADDDAYRPVEIEALGS comes from the coding sequence GTGAGTTCCGACGATTCCGCGCCCGACCCGAACCGGTGGCGGGCGCTCGCCGTCTGCCTGGTCGGCGGCTTCATGGTGCTGCTCGACGTCTCGATCGTGAACGTCGCGCTGCCCTCCATCCGCACCGGCCTCGGTGCCGACCAGAGCGAGCTGCAGTGGGTGCTGTCCGGGTACGCGCTGACCTTCGGGCTGCTGCTGGTCCCGGCGGGCCGCGTGGGCGACCTGCGCGGTCGACGGACCGTCTTCGTCATCGCGCTGGGCCTGTTCACGCTGGCCAGCGCGGTGTGCGGCGCCGCCCCGAACGCGCTGGTCCTCGTGTTCGCGCGGCTCGCACAGGGGCTCGCCGGCGGCACGCTCACCCCGCAGATCAGCGCGCTCATCCAGGAGCTGTTCCAGGGCAAGGAGCGGGCGAAGGCGTTCGGCCTGTTCGGCAGCGTGGTGGGGATCTCGACGGCGATCGGACCGTTGCTCGGCGGTGCGCTCATCGAGCTGTTCGGCACCGAGCACGGCTGGCGGGCCGTGTTCTTCGTCAACATCCCGGTGGGCCTGGTCGCCATGCCGATCGCCTGGCGCATCCTGCCCCGGCCGTCGGCGGACCGGGAGCGGCGTCGCCACGACCTCGACCTCGTCGGCGTCGTCCTGCTCGGCCTCGGCGCGGTCGTGCTGCTGCTGCCCTTCGTGCAGGAGCAGACCTGGAAGGGGCAGACGAAGTGGCTGCTGGTCCCCGCCGCGGCCCTGCTGCTCGCCGCGTTCGTGCTGTGGGACCTGCGCTACAAGAAGCGCGGCAAGGAGCCGCTCGTCGACCTCGAACTGTTCAAGCTGCGCTCGTACAGCGTGGGCGTGGGGTTGATCTCGCTGTACTTCGCCGGGTTCACGCCGCTGTTCTTCGTCTTCACCCTGTACCTGCAGACGGGGCAGCAGTACTCGGCGCTGCTCGCCGGTCTCGCGATCGTCCCGTTCGCCGCTGGGTCGGGCGTCGCCGCGGCCATCGGCGGCCGCTGGGTGAACCGGCTGGGTCGCAAGGTCGTCGTGCTGGGCCTCGTGCTCGTCGTCGCCGGCTTCGTCGGCGCGTTCTACGCCTCCCGCCTCTACCCCGACGACGGGACCGGCCTCGCGACGCTCGCGCCGTTGCTGGTCGCCGGCTTCGGCAACGGCTTCGTCATCTCCCCGAACCAGACCTTGACGCTGGCCGACGTCCCGGTGCGGTACGCGGGAACGGCGGGTGGCCTGCTGCAGACCGGACAGCGCATCGGCTCGGCGGTGGGCATCGCCGCCGCCGGCTCGACGTTCTTCGCCCACCTGGTGAGCAGCCGGGGCGACTACGCGGCGTCGTTCCGGATCGGGCTGCTGGTGGCGCTGCTGTTCGTCGTCGCCGCGCTGCTGGTGGCGTTGGCCGATCTGGTCACGGGTCGCCGGACGGAGCACACCCAGCACACCCACCACGGCGAGCATCGCCTCGCCGACGCCGACGACGACGCCTACCGGCCCGTCGAGATCGAGGCGCTCGGCAGCTGA
- a CDS encoding PucR family transcriptional regulator translates to MTAPEDAAAPEWPPRRRSPRRRAVPRELAHYMRPVLDELTAEITDEVHHRIAEYGPGPDSVNLTSTRLVITQAVRYFVDHVADPHASRAQLDETLHRLGRGMAYEGRSPEALRSAYHIGAGMAWKRLHALAARRGLPAGILGDLGEELFAFIDSLAEQSSQGYLEAQAQLTDAAHQWRGRVLELVLAGRAAPHGELAAHAAAGGWVVPESVALVAISPTPGVELPSVRMLHPSALGTLHADDPVVLLPAPLTDAMRDEIAILFADHRVAIGCDVPLLDAASSLRWARRTLELARTGLIADAPVLDCRDHVGTLWVHAEPLLAEIVVGSTLAPLFAEPRNSRRILGMTLLHWISTQNPSAPAMAEVLGVHPQTVRYRLKRLRDIFGDRIDDPQTRLEMFFALRATGPRWNDGQPAPD, encoded by the coding sequence GTGACGGCGCCGGAGGACGCGGCGGCACCCGAGTGGCCGCCGCGCCGTCGCTCCCCCCGCCGCCGCGCCGTTCCGCGCGAACTCGCGCACTACATGCGCCCGGTGCTCGACGAGCTCACCGCCGAGATCACCGACGAGGTCCACCACCGCATCGCCGAGTACGGCCCCGGCCCCGACTCGGTCAACCTCACGAGCACGCGGCTCGTGATCACGCAGGCCGTGCGCTACTTCGTCGACCACGTCGCCGACCCCCACGCCTCGCGCGCCCAGCTCGACGAGACGCTGCACCGGCTCGGTCGGGGGATGGCCTACGAGGGCCGCAGCCCCGAGGCACTGCGCTCGGCGTATCACATCGGCGCCGGCATGGCGTGGAAACGGCTGCACGCGCTGGCCGCACGGCGCGGGTTGCCGGCGGGAATCCTCGGCGATCTCGGCGAGGAGCTGTTCGCCTTCATCGACTCGCTCGCCGAGCAGTCCAGCCAGGGTTACCTCGAGGCACAGGCCCAGCTCACCGACGCCGCGCACCAGTGGCGCGGCCGGGTCCTCGAACTGGTGCTCGCCGGCCGGGCCGCACCGCACGGCGAGCTGGCCGCGCACGCGGCGGCCGGCGGGTGGGTGGTGCCCGAGAGCGTGGCGCTCGTCGCCATCAGCCCGACGCCCGGGGTGGAGCTGCCGTCGGTGCGGATGCTGCACCCGAGCGCGCTCGGCACGCTGCACGCCGACGACCCCGTGGTGCTGCTGCCCGCACCGCTCACCGACGCGATGCGCGACGAGATCGCGATCCTGTTCGCCGACCACCGCGTCGCGATCGGCTGTGATGTCCCGCTACTGGACGCCGCGAGCTCACTGCGCTGGGCCCGTCGGACGTTGGAGCTCGCCCGTACCGGGCTCATCGCCGACGCGCCGGTGCTCGACTGCCGTGACCACGTCGGCACGCTGTGGGTGCACGCCGAGCCGCTGCTCGCCGAGATCGTCGTCGGGTCCACCCTCGCGCCGCTGTTCGCCGAGCCGCGCAACAGCCGGCGCATCCTCGGCATGACCCTGCTGCACTGGATCAGCACACAGAACCCGTCCGCGCCGGCGATGGCCGAGGTGCTCGGCGTCCATCCCCAGACGGTGCGCTACCGGCTCAAGCGGCTGCGCGACATCTTCGGCGACCGTATCGACGATCCGCAGACGCGGCTCGAGATGTTCTTCGCCCTGCGCGCCACCGGGCCGCGGTGGAACGACGGGCAGCCCGCGCCGGACTGA
- a CDS encoding CdaR family protein, with product MLPRLWLETAAEALPDIARDIAARVRAEIGEYASDPTGVISAETQQAVRQSLGMFMRSIASGTPLPTQGVETFRRLGRHEARAGRSHDTLQSAYRIASQVVMQRLLTWEHEQGVPRDVMASLSSSVFGFIDELARLSAEGYAQEREALVDHAQARAELLAMLVHRDGYSRRQLADAAGRAAWPLPATVTVIEICGGDDRVATLFGAGALAAPLAERHVAIVPGPLDVTMLRARAAAGHGDPLFAVSPTVPLAEVGSAARLAHRLRLRHDARERACDHVVTCDDLLIELLLDSGREAARALASSRLTPLLPLSPAKRVKYGRLLSAWLEFGTLNAEEPGVLDKHRQTLRYQCTQLEKMFGDALHERTARLELMLALRAALPLWERQAASAARTGNSGGNASAGAASR from the coding sequence GTGCTCCCACGGCTGTGGCTCGAGACCGCGGCCGAGGCGCTGCCCGACATCGCGCGCGACATCGCCGCGCGGGTCCGGGCCGAGATCGGCGAGTACGCGAGCGACCCGACCGGCGTCATCTCCGCCGAGACCCAACAGGCGGTGCGGCAGTCGCTCGGCATGTTCATGCGCTCGATCGCCTCGGGCACGCCGCTGCCGACGCAGGGGGTCGAGACCTTCCGCCGCCTCGGCCGGCACGAGGCCCGGGCCGGGCGCAGCCACGACACGTTGCAGAGTGCGTACCGCATCGCCTCACAGGTCGTGATGCAGCGGCTGTTGACGTGGGAGCACGAGCAGGGCGTGCCCCGTGACGTGATGGCCTCGCTGTCGTCGTCGGTCTTCGGCTTCATCGACGAGCTCGCCCGACTCTCGGCCGAGGGGTACGCGCAGGAGCGGGAAGCCCTCGTCGACCACGCGCAGGCGCGGGCCGAGCTGCTGGCCATGCTGGTGCACCGTGACGGCTACAGCCGTCGCCAGCTCGCCGACGCCGCTGGTCGCGCCGCCTGGCCGCTGCCGGCCACCGTGACGGTGATCGAGATCTGCGGTGGCGACGACCGGGTGGCCACGTTGTTCGGCGCGGGTGCGCTGGCCGCGCCGCTCGCCGAGCGGCACGTGGCGATCGTGCCCGGCCCGCTCGACGTCACGATGCTGCGCGCCCGCGCGGCCGCGGGGCACGGCGACCCGCTCTTCGCGGTGAGCCCGACGGTGCCGCTCGCCGAGGTCGGCTCCGCGGCTCGGCTGGCGCACCGGCTGCGATTGCGCCACGACGCCCGCGAGCGCGCCTGCGATCACGTGGTGACGTGCGACGACCTGCTGATCGAGCTGCTGCTCGACTCCGGGCGCGAGGCCGCTCGCGCGCTGGCGTCCTCACGTCTCACGCCGCTGCTGCCGCTCTCGCCGGCGAAGCGGGTCAAGTACGGCAGGCTGCTCTCGGCCTGGCTGGAATTCGGAACACTCAACGCCGAGGAGCCCGGTGTGCTCGACAAGCACCGTCAGACCCTGCGCTACCAGTGCACGCAGCTGGAGAAGATGTTCGGCGACGCCCTGCACGAGCGCACCGCGCGCCTCGAACTGATGCTTGCGCTGCGCGCCGCGCTCCCGCTGTGGGAGCGGCAGGCGGCGAGCGCAGCGCGCACCGGCAACAGCGGCGGCAATGCCTCGGCCGGGGCGGCGAGTCGATGA
- a CDS encoding ABC transporter ATP-binding protein encodes MGVEVRVEALSKSFGRQNIWHNVSLTLPAGEISALLGPSGTGKSVFLKSLIGLIRPEGGRCLVDGVDTVSADEKTLLRTRRQFGVLFQDGALFGSLPVYDNVAFPLREHTRKTEAEIRSIVMEKLAMVGLVGTERKLPGEISGGMRKRAGLARALVLDPEIILCDEPDSGLDPVRTALLGQLLMDLNAQTDATILVVTHNISLARTLPDNLGMLFRRELVMFGPREVLLTSDEPVIGQFLNGRRTGPIGMAEEKDQALLDAERHLDPGEDEVRGLVPQLEPTPGLPERRGLARHRHRLGEGWHTLPEHTRAAVTAAHEAEQAQRRTAAAS; translated from the coding sequence GTGGGCGTCGAGGTCCGGGTCGAGGCGCTGTCCAAGTCGTTCGGGCGCCAGAACATCTGGCACAACGTCAGCCTCACGCTGCCCGCCGGCGAGATCAGCGCGCTGCTGGGGCCGTCGGGCACGGGCAAGTCGGTGTTCCTCAAGAGCCTGATCGGGCTGATCCGGCCCGAGGGCGGCCGCTGCCTGGTCGACGGCGTCGACACCGTCTCGGCCGACGAGAAGACGCTGCTGCGCACCCGCCGCCAGTTCGGGGTGCTCTTCCAGGACGGCGCGCTCTTCGGCTCGCTACCCGTCTACGACAACGTCGCCTTCCCGCTGCGCGAGCACACCCGCAAGACCGAGGCCGAGATCCGCTCCATCGTCATGGAGAAGCTCGCGATGGTCGGGCTCGTCGGCACCGAGCGCAAGCTGCCGGGCGAGATCTCCGGCGGCATGCGCAAGCGTGCCGGCCTCGCCCGCGCGCTCGTCCTCGATCCCGAGATCATCCTGTGCGACGAGCCCGACAGCGGGCTCGACCCCGTGCGCACCGCGCTGCTGGGCCAGCTGCTGATGGATCTCAACGCACAGACCGACGCCACGATCCTCGTCGTCACCCACAACATCAGCCTGGCCCGCACGCTGCCGGACAACCTCGGCATGCTCTTCCGGCGCGAGCTCGTGATGTTCGGCCCCCGCGAGGTGCTGCTGACCAGCGACGAGCCGGTGATCGGGCAGTTCCTCAACGGCCGGCGCACCGGCCCCATCGGCATGGCCGAGGAGAAGGACCAGGCCCTGCTCGACGCCGAGCGTCACCTCGACCCGGGCGAGGACGAGGTGCGTGGACTCGTACCCCAGCTCGAACCCACCCCGGGGCTGCCCGAGCGGCGCGGGCTCGCCCGCCACCGGCACCGGCTCGGCGAGGGCTGGCACACGCTGCCGGAGCATACCCGGGCCGCCGTCACCGCCGCGCACGAGGCCGAACAGGCGCAGCGTCGCACGGCGGCCGCCTCGTGA
- a CDS encoding MlaE family ABC transporter permease, producing MPWPVQHGRVARGFILVGSAFALGLDVLRLTFSRRFQWREFVEQFWFVASVSILPAALVAIPFGAVIALQLGTLTVQIGAQSFTGSAAVLAVVQQASPIVTALLISGAAGTAICADLGARTIREEIDAMAVLGISPVQRLVVPRVWASVLVAVLLNGMVSVVGIVGGYVFNVLVQGGTPGAYLASFSALAQLSDLLVGELKAVIFGFLAAVVASYRGLHPRPGPKGVGDAVNESVVITFILLFLVNLVITTVYLQLVPPKVG from the coding sequence ATCCCCTGGCCCGTGCAGCACGGCCGGGTGGCGCGTGGCTTCATCCTCGTCGGCTCGGCGTTCGCGCTCGGCCTCGACGTCCTGCGGTTGACGTTCTCCCGTCGTTTCCAGTGGCGCGAGTTCGTCGAGCAGTTCTGGTTCGTCGCGAGCGTCTCGATCCTCCCGGCCGCCCTCGTCGCCATCCCGTTCGGTGCGGTCATCGCGCTGCAGCTCGGCACGCTCACCGTGCAGATCGGGGCGCAGTCGTTCACCGGCTCGGCCGCGGTGCTCGCCGTCGTCCAGCAGGCGAGCCCGATCGTCACCGCACTGCTCATCTCCGGCGCCGCCGGCACCGCGATCTGCGCCGACCTCGGCGCACGCACCATCCGCGAGGAGATCGACGCCATGGCGGTGCTCGGCATCTCGCCGGTGCAGCGCCTGGTCGTGCCGCGCGTCTGGGCCTCGGTGCTCGTCGCCGTCCTGCTCAACGGCATGGTCTCGGTCGTCGGCATCGTCGGCGGCTACGTCTTCAACGTGCTGGTGCAGGGCGGCACGCCCGGCGCCTACCTGGCGAGCTTCTCGGCCCTCGCGCAGCTGTCCGACCTGCTCGTCGGCGAGCTCAAGGCGGTCATCTTCGGCTTCCTCGCCGCCGTGGTGGCGTCCTACCGCGGGCTGCACCCACGGCCCGGCCCGAAGGGCGTGGGCGACGCGGTGAACGAGTCGGTCGTCATCACCTTCATCCTGCTGTTCCTGGTCAACCTCGTCATCACGACGGTGTACCTGCAGCTCGTCCCGCCGAAGGTCGGGTGA
- a CDS encoding MlaE family ABC transporter permease yields the protein MAGLGAQLRFHVRALGYVPQALVRYPREVVRLLGSVTFGSGALAVIGGTIGVMVTLSLFTGAVVGLQGYTALDAVGTAPLTGFLSAYFNTREIAPLVAALALAATVGCGFTAQLGSMRISEEIDALEVMAVRSVPFLVTCRVIAGFVAVIPLYVIGLLISYLGSRVVTVYFYGQSAGTYDHYFFLFLPPGDILLSFLKVLIFSVLVVLVHCYYGFTASGGPAGVGQAVGRAVRLSIVSVSLLDFFLSLAIWGSTTTVRVAG from the coding sequence CTGGCCGGACTCGGCGCGCAGCTGCGGTTCCACGTGCGCGCGCTCGGATACGTGCCGCAGGCCCTCGTGCGCTACCCGCGCGAGGTCGTCCGGCTGCTCGGATCGGTCACCTTCGGCTCCGGCGCCCTCGCGGTCATCGGCGGGACGATCGGCGTGATGGTGACGCTGAGCCTGTTCACCGGCGCCGTCGTCGGCCTGCAGGGCTACACCGCCCTCGACGCGGTCGGCACCGCGCCGCTGACCGGCTTCCTCAGCGCCTACTTCAACACCCGCGAGATCGCGCCGCTGGTGGCCGCGCTGGCCCTCGCCGCCACGGTGGGGTGCGGGTTCACCGCGCAGCTCGGCTCGATGCGCATCTCCGAGGAGATCGACGCCCTCGAGGTCATGGCCGTGCGCAGCGTGCCCTTCCTCGTCACCTGCCGCGTCATCGCCGGCTTCGTCGCGGTCATCCCGCTCTACGTGATCGGCCTGCTGATCTCCTACCTCGGCAGTCGGGTCGTCACGGTGTACTTCTACGGCCAGTCCGCCGGCACGTACGACCACTACTTCTTCCTGTTCCTGCCCCCCGGCGACATCCTGCTGTCCTTCCTCAAGGTGCTCATCTTCTCGGTGCTCGTCGTGCTCGTGCACTGCTACTACGGCTTCACCGCCTCCGGTGGGCCCGCCGGCGTCGGCCAGGCGGTCGGCCGCGCGGTGCGGCTGTCCATCGTCAGCGTGAGCCTGCTCGACTTCTTCCTCTCGCTGGCCATCTGGGGTTCGACGACCACCGTGCGAGTGGCCGGATGA